In the Paenibacillus sp. FSL R7-0337 genome, CTACTGCCGGACGGCGGATACGGTTGTAGTTGCTGGCCATGGAGTAATTGTAGGCACCTGTGCAGGCCACAGCCAGCAAATCGCCGCTCTCCACCTTAGGCAGCTCAACATCCCAGATCAGCATATCGCCGCTCTCGCAGCATTTGCCGGCGATGGATACCTTCTCCACGTTAGGCTCAGTCGCACGGCTTGCCAGCAGCGCTTCGTACTTGGATTCATACAGGGCCGGACGCGGATTGTCTGTCATGCCGCCATCAACAGCTACATATTTGCGCACACCCGGAATTTCCTTGCTGGTTCCAACCGTGTATAGGGTCGTACCGGCATCTCCTACGATGCTGCGGCCCGGTTCCACCCAGATCTGCGGCAGCGAATCGTTAATGCCGGTGAAGTGGGTCTTCACTGCATCTGTGATGGCTGCGACATATTCGGAGACCTGCAGCGGCGTATCGCCGTCCACATAACGGATTCCGAAGCCTCCGCCCAGGTTGACTACAGGGAAGCTGATTCCCAGCTCTTCCTTAATAGTACGGGTGAACTCGGCAATCCGTTCAACTGCAAGCTGGAAGCCTTCGGTCTCAAAAATCTGCGACCCGATATGCGAATGTACGCCGAGCAGGTTCAGATTCGTCAGGCTGTCAGCAAGGCTGACCGCTTCACGGGCCGAGCCGTTGCCGATATCGAAGCCGAATTTGGAGTCGGTCTGTCCTGTAGAAGCGTAGGCATGATGGGCATGGGCTTCTACCCCAGGCGTAACGCGCAGCAGAATATTAACGGTCACTTCTCTGCGTGAAGCAATAGCCTGAAGCAGACGAAGCTCTACTAAATTATCGGCAACAAAGCAGCCAATCCCAGCATCAATCGCCATCTCAATCTCATCCGGTGTCTTATTATTGCCGTGGAAATGAATGCGTTCCGCCGGGAAACCGGCTTGCAGCGCAGTATACAGCTCTCCATCGGAAACCACATCCAGCGACAGTCCTTCCTCATCCGCAAGCCGGCACATCGCCATCGTCGAGAACGCCTTGCTGGCATAAGCCACCTGGAACCCGAGACCGGAAGCTGTGAATGCCTCCATGTACTCACGGCAGCGGCGGCGGACCAATTGCTCGTCCACTATATATAGCGGTGTTCCATATTCCGCCTTCAATTCGGTTACATCACATCCGCCGATCTCCAAATGCCCTGCATCATTGATTCGGCTCGTCCCGTGTAAAAACATTGCGCAGTCCTCCAATTTCTGTGGAATCATCCGATCCACCCTGTCTAGTATATGATTTGGGGCCCCGATGCGTTCCTGTAAAAGATGCTCAGAATACAAATCCGGCTTATTGCGGGGCTATTCAGTATACTCAGTATAACAGACAGAGGGAACACCGTTGAATGGACTTTTTTGCAGTTGATTTGTATTTTCCTACGACTTGCGCGGGGCGTCCTTATTCTCAGGCATCCGGGTGTTATCTCTTGTTTTGTTGAAGGATGGCCTTGTTTTGGAGCTGAGCACCGGCTGACGCAGAAGGATCTCCGCCATAGCTTTTGCATTAAATGGTATAAACGGCCACATGTATGGAGAGTTATACGAACGATGTGTGGTCAGCAGCACCACCAGCAGCGTCGTCCCGATCATGAAGCCGGGGATGCCATAAGCAGCCACCGCCAGCAGAAGCGCAAGCCGGACAATCCGGTTGGCCAGCCCCAGCTCGTAGCTCGGCGTCGCGAACATCCCGATGGAGGCCACCGCCATATAGAGCACCACTTCATTGACAAAAAGCCCGGTCTGTACGGCGATATCACCGACCAGAATGGCAGCGATCAGCCCCATCGCGGAGCCGAGCGGAGTCGGTGTATGCACCGCAGCCATCCGCAGCAGGTCCACCCCCAGCTCAACGATCAGGAACTGGGCAATGAGCGGGAGATTGGCTGATTTTTGCGGACCGATGAAATCAAGCATGCCGGGCTTCAGCTCCGGATGGAGAACCATCAGCATCCACAGCGGAAGCAGGAACATCGATGCAAAGATCCCGATGAAGCGGACCCAGCGGAGATAAGTCCCCATAAAAGGCGTCTGGCGGTTCTCTTCCGCATGCTGGCACAAATCAAAAAACGTCGTCGGCAGCACCATGACACTCGGGGAAGTATCGACAAACACAACCACCCGGCCCTCCAGCAGATGGGAAGCGACAATATCCGGCCGTTCCGAATAACGGACCAGCGGATAAGGGTTCCAGCCGCCGCCGACAATCGCTTCCTCCAGCTGCTTGTCCGCCAGGGGAATGCCGTCGAGATTGACGCTTTTCAGCTTGTCCGTAACGGCCTGAACCTGGGTCTTATCCACGATATCATCGATGTAAGCTAAGCAGACATCTGTCCGGGTCCGCCGTCCAATCTGATGCATCTCCAGCTTCAGCCCGGGGTCGCGGATACGTCTTCTAACCAGAGCCACGTTGCTTAGCAGCGTCTCTGTGAAGCCGTCCCTCGATCCGCGGACCACCCGCTCAATAGACGGCTCATCCGGGCTGCGGGAAGGGTACGAACGGGTATCCATGATGATAACCTGCGATTCCCCTTCAATGAAGAACGCGCTCATGCCAGCTAACACTTTGTTGATGCTCTCGCTGAACAGCTCGCCTTTCTCCACCTGAACATGGGGAATATACTCACTCATGAAGCTGGCGACCACATCGGTCGATACATTTTCCGGGGTCAGATACGTCAGGCGCTTCAGAATTTCATCGATAATCGTATCCTTGGCGAAGCCGCTAATGCAGAGCAGGGCCGCGCGTTTTCCGCCGAAGGACATTTCCCTGAACACGATATCGAAGGATGAGCCCAGCCCAAGCACTTCGGTCAGTGTATTCTTGGCATCCGCAAGCGATTGTGGAATCTTGTCATTGCCTTGCCAATACGTAATCGACTGCTCCAGGGAGTCAGAGCGTTCATTGTCCCTTTTTTGCTGCAGGGGGTCCTTGGGCTTGCTTGCAGAATCCGCTCCCTGACCGGCTTTGGCCTTCTTGGGGGCGGACTGCTTAGGTGCGGACTGCTTCGGCTGCTGTGGCTGATCAGCTTCCTGACCGTTCTCCTGATCCTCAGACTCTTCATCATCTCCAAATAATCGGGCAAAAAAGCCTTTATGGCTCTTATCCTGCGTCTGCGCCCCCAGCTCGTCCGAGGTTTCCAGGTCCTGTGACTTGTCTCTGCCGTCCTCATGAGTTCCTTGTCCCACGCCGGACTCCGCAGCTGAATGATCCGTTCCTGAATTATTTGTCACTGTCTGTGCTGCTCCGGTCTGCTCCGGTGTACCCGCACCTTCGGAATCTGCTGATTCCGGGCCAGCAAAACCGGCGGAGGCAGAATCTCCTGCAAAATGCGCGCCCTGCTGCGAATGGTCCTTTGTCTGGTCTCCGCTCCCGGATTCCGCAGACGCTTCCTCCGGCTGACCAGACTTGCCCAGCTCATCCGCAGCTTCCATCTCCTGATTGGATCCATCCGTATTACCGGAGCCGTCCCCGCCCTGCTCCTCCGGCCCGGCATCGTCGCCAAACAGACTGCTGAAGAACCCTTTGATCCCTCCGCCGGACGATTCCTGATCGTCTCCGTTATCGGATGCGGGATCATCCTCGGTGCTGGTCTCATCATCTGTAGCCGCAGCACTCTGAGCGCCGTCAGCCACACTTTCTCCAGACGCAGCATCTTTCCCGCTAACAGCCCCAGTGTCTCCAGGTGCAGCGTTCTCATCACCGCTTGCTTCATCATCCCCAGACACAGCACTCTGACCGCCGTCATCCTCACCTTCTCCAGCTGCAGCATTCTTCCCGCCGCTATCCTCCCCGCCGGTATCTGACGGAGTATCCAAGCCCGATGGGCTCTCCTGCCCACCCTCAATCGGGCGTGTCACCGCGCCCGGCTCCGCTGAAGCCTCCAGCCCCTTCCCTGTACTGCTCTGGGACGCCGCAGGTTGCTCTTCCTGCTCAGGCGGCTTCTCCCCCGTCTGTGTGCCCAGCTCCGCCGACGCCTCCAGCTCCTGACCCTTGCCGCTCTGGGACGCAGCCGGTTGCTCTGCTTGCTCCGGTGATTTTTGCTCACTGCTCTGCTGCGCAGAACGGTCTTTCTTTTTATCCGTCTCTACCTGATCACCGCTGTGAATGTACCTCACGCCCTAGCCCCCTTTACTGTTGATATACTAACCAGTCGAACAACGAGCCTGCCACCTTGCCGCATACCATCGCCATTAAGAGACCAAGCAGCAGATGGGTCATATGCAGACGTTTGGCCAGGATCGGCAGTACATTCAGCACCTCGGTCAGAGCCGCCGCCAGCATCCCGATGAATATGCCGTTGAACAGGCCGACCCCCAGCTCAATCAGCGGGCCCGCCGCCATTTTCCAGTTCCAGAAGTCGCTCACCGTCCCCAGCAGGGAACCGCCAACCATCGCTCCCTCATACCAGTGAACCTTGTCATAGGAAGAGGTGAGCTGCGCCAGCCGGGGGATGATGTCCAGCACTACGAATAGCGCAATCACCCCGCCGCCTACCGCGATTCCCCCGGCAATCCCGAGCAGCAGATGAAGTCCAAGCGACAGTGGTGCCGTCATGCGCCCCCCTCCCGGCTGCCGGGTGCTTCGTCACTGCGGCGTTTCATTTTGCGGTACTCCTCGTTGATTACATATTGATCGATATTCTTCTGATACAGGAACATTTCCACCTCAAGGGGAGTCGGCTCCTCATTCCATTTCTTTTTGAACAAATGATTGAAAAAAATGACCATCCCAAGCCCGATGCCCAGCGAATAGGCAATCTGAAACAGATAAGGATGCTCGTCCCTGCGGCCGGTCAGCATCTCCACAATCCGGATCTGTACCTCCAGCATGCTGACATCGGCATGGAAATTCATAATCGTCAGCGCAGAGCCGAAGAACAGCAGCAGCCAGACCAGCACGAACAGGGCTATAGAAGGTTTAGCAGCCGTAGACGGACCTTCAATCTGTACAATGGTACGGCCTTCGCCAATCGGCTGAATCTCCGCATCAGGGTACACATCCTGAATCCGGGGAATGACGGTCAGCAGATCAACCAGGATCAGATTGCCGTCACTCTCCTTCGGCTGAAGCACAAGCAGGGTATACAGTGCCTCCCGCCACGCTGGCTCAGTGATCAGATAAGCGACATCGCGCAGCAGCACCCCCTTGCCCTTGGGCACCGTCACCCGGTTCTTAAGCTGGATATATACGGCTGTAGCCGGGGAATCAGTGTTCATCTGCGGGGCCTCCTTAAGCTCAGGTGTGATGCCGTCCTACGGCAAGAATAAGGGTAGTATGGGAAAAAAGGCTTATTTTTACTCTTCCCCTCCGCAATTCATCGGGACTTACGCAGGACCACCGAAACTTTTCCTGCCTCAGGGCCGTCTATAGTTACAGTTATTTACACAGAAAGGAAGGAAGTTCATATGAAAAAAGCATTGCACCAATCGTTACGGATGGCTCTGTCTGCATCAATGCTTCTGGCATTCGCTGCACCCCTCACAGCACATGCAGCCGAGAAGATCGAGGTATACGATTCCTATACCAGCAAAAGCAGCAACGTACAGCTATATTCTGTGA is a window encoding:
- the lysA gene encoding diaminopimelate decarboxylase, translating into MFLHGTSRINDAGHLEIGGCDVTELKAEYGTPLYIVDEQLVRRRCREYMEAFTASGLGFQVAYASKAFSTMAMCRLADEEGLSLDVVSDGELYTALQAGFPAERIHFHGNNKTPDEIEMAIDAGIGCFVADNLVELRLLQAIASRREVTVNILLRVTPGVEAHAHHAYASTGQTDSKFGFDIGNGSAREAVSLADSLTNLNLLGVHSHIGSQIFETEGFQLAVERIAEFTRTIKEELGISFPVVNLGGGFGIRYVDGDTPLQVSEYVAAITDAVKTHFTGINDSLPQIWVEPGRSIVGDAGTTLYTVGTSKEIPGVRKYVAVDGGMTDNPRPALYESKYEALLASRATEPNVEKVSIAGKCCESGDMLIWDVELPKVESGDLLAVACTGAYNYSMASNYNRIRRPAVVFVQNGQSDLVVRRESHQDIVANDIVPARIAKQAVTK
- a CDS encoding stage V sporulation protein AB, whose product is MTAPLSLGLHLLLGIAGGIAVGGGVIALFVVLDIIPRLAQLTSSYDKVHWYEGAMVGGSLLGTVSDFWNWKMAAGPLIELGVGLFNGIFIGMLAAALTEVLNVLPILAKRLHMTHLLLGLLMAMVCGKVAGSLFDWLVYQQ
- a CDS encoding stage V sporulation protein AA, with product MNTDSPATAVYIQLKNRVTVPKGKGVLLRDVAYLITEPAWREALYTLLVLQPKESDGNLILVDLLTVIPRIQDVYPDAEIQPIGEGRTIVQIEGPSTAAKPSIALFVLVWLLLFFGSALTIMNFHADVSMLEVQIRIVEMLTGRRDEHPYLFQIAYSLGIGLGMVIFFNHLFKKKWNEEPTPLEVEMFLYQKNIDQYVINEEYRKMKRRSDEAPGSREGGA